In one Heteronotia binoei isolate CCM8104 ecotype False Entrance Well chromosome 1, APGP_CSIRO_Hbin_v1, whole genome shotgun sequence genomic region, the following are encoded:
- the RIT1 gene encoding GTP-binding protein Rit1, translated as MDMAAPRGPPGGVGGGAGPPPGQPREYKLVMLGAGGVGKSAMTMQFISHRFPEDHDPTIEDAYKIRIRIDDEPANLDILDTAGQAEFTAMRDQYMRAGEGFIICYSITDRRSFHEVREFKQLIYRVRRTDETPVVLVGNKSDLAQLRQVSKEEGLALAHEFSCPFFETSAAFRFYIDDVFHALVREIRRKEKEAAMALGKKCKPRSTVWKRLKSPFRKKKNSVT; from the exons ATGGACATGGCTGCGCCGCGGGGGCCTCCGGGTGGGGTGGGCGGCGGGGCCGGTCCTCCGCCCGGGCAGCCCCGCGAGTACAAGCTGGTGATGCTGGGCGCCGGCGGGGTCGGCAAGAGCG CCATGACAATGCAGTTCATTAGTCATCGTTTCCCGGAAGATCACGACCCCACTATTG AGGATGCTTACAAAATCCGGATAAGGATTGATGACGAACCCGCCAACCTGGACATTCTGGACACAGCGGGCCAG GCGGAATTCACTGCTATGAGAGACCAGTACATGAGGGCAGGCGAAGGGTTCATCATCTGCTACTCGATCACGGACCGCCGGAGTTTCCACGAAGTGCGTGAGTTCAAGCAGCTGATCTACCGCGTTCGGCGTACAGATGAGACCCCCGTCGTCCTCGTGGGAAACAAGTCTGATCTGGCACAGCTGAGACAG GTCTCCAAAGAAGAAGGCCTGGCCCTGGCCCACGAGTTCAGCTGCCCCTTCTTCGAAACCTCGGCCGCCTTCCGTTTTTACATCGACGACGTGTTTCACGCGCTCGTCCGGGAAATCAGGCGGAAGGAGAAGGAAGCGGCAATGGCGCTGGGGAAGAAATGCAAGCCACGCAGCACGGTTTGGAAAAGGCTGAAGTCTCCAttccggaagaagaagaattCCGTGACGTGA